From the genome of Rudaeicoccus suwonensis:
CGGGATGAACGAGAGCTATCGCGAGGCGATGACATCCGCCTCTGTCGCACCCGTCGTCACCGCGCTCGTCGACCCGCAGTCGACGCTGAACGGTCAGATCGTGGTCGCCGCCGGCGGCGCCATACGTGCCGCGAGCGCCGTCGAGTTCGGCACCGTCGAGCTTCCCGGCCGCAGCGTGTCGCCCCAGGAACTCGAGCAGCTGCTGGCGCTCAGCCGCAGTGCCACGCCACGCGAGTATCCGGAGGCGCAGTCGGCCTTCCTCGACTTCGCCGCCGAGATCACCGGCCGCAGCCCGGAGGAGTTGTCGTGAGGCTTTACACCGACGAGCAGGTCACGCAGTTCGAGCGCGACGGCTGGTGGAGCGGCCGCACCTGGGTCGACGAGTTCGACCGACGCGCCCGCGACAACCCGGACCGGATCTCACTCGTCGATCCGGTCAACCGCGAGAGCATCACCGACGGTCCGCCCCGCCGACTGACCTGGTCCGAGGTTGCGCAGGAGGTGCACGATCTGGCCCGCGCCCTGCACCGCTGCGGTGTTCGGCAGGGCGACGTGGTCGGTGTGCAACTGCCCAACTCGGTCGAGTTGGCGATGGCGTACATCGCGACGGCCACCATCGGGGCGATCGCCTCGCCGTTCCCGATCCAGTACGACGCGCACGAGTTGCGTCAGATGGGTGAGCGCGCTGGCATGACGGCTTTCCTGACCGTCGGGCGGGCCGGCAAACGACACCCCGCCAGCACGGCAGCCGGCCTCGTCGCTGCGGTGCCCTCACTGCGGTCGGTGCTCGCGTGGGGGAAAGAACTGCCGGTTGGGGTGATCGACCTGGGGCCGGCCCTTCGAGACGACCACGACGATGCGGAGTTCGGGCGGCATCTGGCCGGGCTGGTGCGGCATCCCAACGACTGCGTGACGCTGTGCTGGACCTCCGGCACCGAGGGAATACCCAAGGGAGTTCCACGCGCACATGGCGACTGGATGACGATCGCCCTCGGCACCATCGAGACACCCCGACTGACATCACAGGACGTGCTGCTGAACCCGTTCCCGATGGTGAACGCCGGTGGCATGGCCGGGATGTTCCTGCCGTGGCTGATGCTCGGCGCGCGACTGGTGCAGCACCAGCCCTTCGACATGGAGACCTTCATCGGACAGATCGAGCACGAGCGTGTCACCTACACGTGCGCCCCGCCATCCGTGCTCGACGCTCTTGTCGGGACGCAGGAGGCGCTCGCCGGTCGCGACATCTCATCGCTGCGCGCGGTCGGATCCGGCTCGGCGCCCATGGCGGGCTGGATGATCGAGGCGTGGGAACGCCGGCACGGGGTGGAGGTGCTCAACCTCTTCGGCTCGAACGAAGGCCTGTGCCTGTTCGGCTGCCCGGACACGATTCCCGATCCCGCCCAGCGCGGCCGACTGTTCCCGCGGCCGGGCGACGACAGTTTCGCCTGGCGCACCCGCATCGGTCGTGAGAGCCGGTCGCGGCTGGTCGATCTGGTCACCGGCGAGGACATCGACGAACCGGGTCGACCCGGCGAACTTCGGGTGTCCTCCCCTGCGATCATCGCCGGCTACTGGGGCGATGCGCCGTCGCCGTTCGACGAACTGGGGTACTACCGCACCGGCGACATCTTCGAGTTCACCGACGACGAGCGCCACCTGCTGGTGTATGTCGATCGTGCCAAGGACCTCATCAGTCGTGGTGGCTACAAGATCTCGGCGGCCGAGATCGAGTCACTGCTGTCGGCGCATCCCAAGGTCGCCGAGATCGGCGTCGTGGGGATGCCGGACGAACGCCTCGGCGAAAAGGTGTGCGCCTTCGTCGCGCCGGTGGACCCGCACGACCCACCCACCCTCGACGACCTGTTGGACCTGTTGCGCGAGCAGCAGGTGACGCGCTTCAAATGGCCCGAACGGCTGGAGGTCATCGAACAACTACCGCGCAATCCCGTCGGCAAGGTCCTCAAACGCGACCTGCGCGACCAACTGCGAGCACCGTCGTCATGACGGATGTCGCTGTCGGCAGGTGATGACCGGCAGCGCCATACGTCATCCGGATCGGTGCCCGCAGAGCCGGTCACGACGGGAGGCATCGGTAGGGTGAGCGTCGTTCCAGGCCGAGGTCGGCCGTCCAGATCGTGAGGGGAGGTCACTGTGGCCGGGTCGGCACGAGCATCCGAACAGCAGGTCACCCGACTGGAGGCCGGCGGCCCGAACTCGATCGCCGTCGCCAACGGCATCATCGGCGACGAGTGGACGCTGTGGATCGTGCGGATGGGCCTCAACGGCATCACGCAGTACAACGAGTGGCTGAACGCCGGGCCCATCTCCAGTTCGGTGCTCAACTCACGCCTCAACCGGTTGGTCGAGACCGACATCATGCAGCGGGTGGAGTACACCTCCCGCCCGGTGCGCCACGACTACGTCCTCACCGCACGCGGCCGCTCGATGTGGCCGGTGCTGCTGACCATGTGGGACTGGGAACGTGTGTGGGTACACAGCCCCGACGCGCACCTTCCGCTGATGCAGCACACGCTGTGCGAGCAGGTCTTCTCACCCGTGCTGCGCTGCGAGGCCTGCGACGAGCAGGTGGCCGCCCGTGATCTCACCGCCACAGAGGGACCGAGTGGCGGATGGGACCGCAGCATTCCTGCCGCCGCGACCCGCCGGCGCTCCCACTCCGGGCATCGCCCGGATGCCGTGATCGATCAGACGATGGCCATGATCGGAAACCGTTGGTCGGTCGCCCTGCTCGGCTCGGTCTTCCTCGGTGCCACGCGCTTCGGTCAGTTCGAGCAGCAGATGGGCGCACCGCCGACGATCGTCGCCGAACGATTGCGCACCTTCTGCGACATCGGCGTGCTCGACAAGACCCCTAGCGCGCAACGGTCCGACTGGACCGACTACCGACTGACCGAGAAAGGGCGGGCGTTCTTTCCCGTCGTCGCCTCTGTCCTGGAGTGGGGCCAGCGTTGGTTCCGCGCGCCCGAAGGACCTGCTCTGCGCATCGTGCACCGGCAGTGCCGCCGCACCTTCCACCCGCGCCTGACCTGCAGCGTCTGCCAGGCCGGACTGCGCGGACACTCGGTGCGCACCATCCCCGACCCGGATGACGCCGCGGTACGCGCGACCATCGCGTAACCGACTGCGACATACGACTCGGATCGTTTCGGTGCTCCCGGCTGCACTCAGGAACGGCCGGTGTTCAACGAGGTGGTGGCGTTCATGACCTTCGCCATACCGCGCTCCCACCGCACCGGATCCAGGGCGTACTTGGCACGCGCTTCGATGGCCATGGCGTCGGTGTCCCGGATTCGCTCGCCACGCTCCATCGCCTGCAGGCCCGTGGCCGCAATGGTCCGCGGATCCTCCTTCGCGCCTTCGACATGATCGGCCATCCGGGTGTCCACCGATCCGACGATCAGAGCCGTGACGCTGGTGCCGTTCGGTTCGAGTTCGGCGCGGGCGATGATCGACAGGAACAGCGCCGCGGACTTCGCCGGTGAGTAACCACCCATGAACGCCGTGGGCATCGCGCCGGCCACCGAGAGCACGTTGACGATCGCACCGCCGCCGTTGGCAGCGAGCACCGGAGCGAAGGCCCGGATCATGTTCAGCGGCCCGAAGTAGTTGACCTCCATCTCGCGACGGGCCATCTGCGGGTCCTGGGCAAGCACCAACCTGTCCCGGCCGTGCAGGCCGGCGTTGTTGATGACGACGGTGACGTCGCCACACGCCTGCGCCGCGGCCACCACGGATGCGTCATCCGTGACGTCGAGGGGTACGACCACCGCGCCCGCCGCCCGAAGTTCGTCCGGAACCTCAGCGGGGGTGCGTGCTCCGCAGTAGACCCGCGCCGCACCTCCGGCGAGCAACTCCTCGACGAACGCACGGCCGATTCCGCGATTGCCACCAGTCACGAAAGCGACCGAACCGGCTACCTGCACCGCCATTGCGAGGACCTCCGGGAGTAGTAGAACACGGCGCGGAACAGCGCCGGATCACGCCCCTGGTCCGGCCGCGGCGCCGATCGTCGTCGGGGCGCATCTCACCCGTGACAGTGGCATTCAAATGCCGCCATCACTGAGGTGGGAACGACTCTCACACTACAGCTAGCAGCGTCACTGGCAAGTGATTCGAGCCGAATTCGTCAATTTTCTGCATTCCGTTGACCACGCCTCCTCCGTCGGTGCATGATGCAACTCTGCTAAATGTAGTGACGCAGGTCACGCTGCTTTTCGAGTCGCGACGGACCATCCCCCAGGCAGGAGAATCGACGATGCTGGAGATCCAAAATCTGGTGCTGCGGTTCGGTGGCATCACTGCTCTCGAGGGCGTCAGCTTCACCGTCGCCGACGACGAGATCTGCGGGCTGATCGGCCCCAACGGCGCCGGCAAGACGTCGCTGTTCAACTGTGTGACCCGGGTCTATCTGCCCACCGAAGGCACGATCACGTATGACGGGCAGGACCTCCTGGCCCTGCGGCGTCACCAGGTGGTGCAGAAGGGCATCGCACGCACCTTCCAGAACCTCGCGTTGTTCCCGTCGCTGACCGTCCTGGAGAACACCATGGTCGGGGCACACTCGCGGTCGACGCCCGGTCTGCTCGCGTGCGCGCTGAGCTGGCCCACCACGCACCGCGTGCGCCGCGAGCTGGAATCCGAGGCGTGGTACGTCCTGGAGGAACTGGGTCTGGCCGACCTCGCGCACTCGCCGGCGCACGGTCACCCGTTCGGCACGTTGAAGCGCGTCGAGCTGGCACGAGCGCTGATGAGCCGGCCGTCGCTGATGCTGCTGGACGAACCGGCCGGTGGCCTCACCCACGCCGAAGTGCACGAACTCAGCGAGCTCATCCTGCGGATGCGCAGCACGTTCGGCTTCAGCGCCCTGCTGGTCGAGCACCACATGGGCATGGTCATGGGCACCTGCGACCACGTCGTGGCCATGGATTTCGGTCGCACGATCGCCGACGGAACACCGCGCGAGGTGCAGCAGTCCCCCGCGGTCATCGACGCCTACCTGGGGCGGACGGCATGAGCACCGCGCCGACGGTCGAGAGCGCACAGACCGGTCTTGCTCCGTTGCTGGAGATCACCGGCCTCAGCGCCGGGTATGGCGCAGCCAACGTGCTGCACGACATCGACCTGAGCGTGCAGCCCGGTGAGGCGGTCGTGGTGCTCGGCGCAAACGGCGCAGGCAAGACGACGCTGCTGCGGGCGATCTCGGGCCTGATCCCGCACAACGGCTCGATCCGGGTGGACGCCACCGACGTCGGTCGCATCCGACCCGACGTCATGCTCCGGATGGGTATCGCTCATGTGCCGCAAGGCCGCGGAACGCTCACCGACATGACCATCCAGGACAACCTGAAAGTCGGTGCCGTCAGCCGGAAGGACGCCCGCGCGGTCGCCCAGGACATCGACCAGTGGTATTCGGTCTTTCCCGCGCTCGGGAAGCGGCGCAGGCAGATAGCGGGGACCCTGTCCGGCGGCGAACAACAGATGCTCGCGCTGGCTCGCGCGATGATGGCGCGGCCGCGGCTCCTGCTGTGCGACGAGGTCAGCCTCGGTCTGGCGCCGCTGATCGTGCAGGGCATTTTCGAGGTGCTCACCGAGGTCAACGCCACGTCGGGAACGGCGCTGCTGCTGGTCGAACAGAACGCCGAGCTCGCCCTTGCCGTCGCCTCCCGTGTCTACCTCCTCGAAGTCGGATCCGTCGCGGCGCACGGCCCGAGCGCGGAGTTCCGCAACAACGATGCGATCCGACGCGCCTACCTCGGGTACTGAGGGAGAAAACACATGAGCACATTCCTCACCTACCTGATCAGCGGGGTCACCGCCGGGTCGATCTACGCGATGATGGCGCTCGCCTTGGTGGTCGTCTTCCGCAGTTCGAGCACGATCAACTTCGCCCAGGGCGAGTTCGCGCTGTTCTGCAGCTTCGTCGCCTGGTGGCTCACCACCAAGGGCTGGTCGATGATCGCGGCGGTCTTCGTCGCGATGGCGGTCGGATTCGTGATGGGTGTCCTCACGGA
Proteins encoded in this window:
- a CDS encoding SDR family oxidoreductase; translation: MAVQVAGSVAFVTGGNRGIGRAFVEELLAGGAARVYCGARTPAEVPDELRAAGAVVVPLDVTDDASVVAAAQACGDVTVVINNAGLHGRDRLVLAQDPQMARREMEVNYFGPLNMIRAFAPVLAANGGGAIVNVLSVAGAMPTAFMGGYSPAKSAALFLSIIARAELEPNGTSVTALIVGSVDTRMADHVEGAKEDPRTIAATGLQAMERGERIRDTDAMAIEARAKYALDPVRWERGMAKVMNATTSLNTGRS
- a CDS encoding ABC transporter ATP-binding protein, whose translation is MLEIQNLVLRFGGITALEGVSFTVADDEICGLIGPNGAGKTSLFNCVTRVYLPTEGTITYDGQDLLALRRHQVVQKGIARTFQNLALFPSLTVLENTMVGAHSRSTPGLLACALSWPTTHRVRRELESEAWYVLEELGLADLAHSPAHGHPFGTLKRVELARALMSRPSLMLLDEPAGGLTHAEVHELSELILRMRSTFGFSALLVEHHMGMVMGTCDHVVAMDFGRTIADGTPREVQQSPAVIDAYLGRTA
- a CDS encoding ABC transporter ATP-binding protein translates to MSTAPTVESAQTGLAPLLEITGLSAGYGAANVLHDIDLSVQPGEAVVVLGANGAGKTTLLRAISGLIPHNGSIRVDATDVGRIRPDVMLRMGIAHVPQGRGTLTDMTIQDNLKVGAVSRKDARAVAQDIDQWYSVFPALGKRRRQIAGTLSGGEQQMLALARAMMARPRLLLCDEVSLGLAPLIVQGIFEVLTEVNATSGTALLLVEQNAELALAVASRVYLLEVGSVAAHGPSAEFRNNDAIRRAYLGY
- a CDS encoding class I adenylate-forming enzyme family protein; amino-acid sequence: MRLYTDEQVTQFERDGWWSGRTWVDEFDRRARDNPDRISLVDPVNRESITDGPPRRLTWSEVAQEVHDLARALHRCGVRQGDVVGVQLPNSVELAMAYIATATIGAIASPFPIQYDAHELRQMGERAGMTAFLTVGRAGKRHPASTAAGLVAAVPSLRSVLAWGKELPVGVIDLGPALRDDHDDAEFGRHLAGLVRHPNDCVTLCWTSGTEGIPKGVPRAHGDWMTIALGTIETPRLTSQDVLLNPFPMVNAGGMAGMFLPWLMLGARLVQHQPFDMETFIGQIEHERVTYTCAPPSVLDALVGTQEALAGRDISSLRAVGSGSAPMAGWMIEAWERRHGVEVLNLFGSNEGLCLFGCPDTIPDPAQRGRLFPRPGDDSFAWRTRIGRESRSRLVDLVTGEDIDEPGRPGELRVSSPAIIAGYWGDAPSPFDELGYYRTGDIFEFTDDERHLLVYVDRAKDLISRGGYKISAAEIESLLSAHPKVAEIGVVGMPDERLGEKVCAFVAPVDPHDPPTLDDLLDLLREQQVTRFKWPERLEVIEQLPRNPVGKVLKRDLRDQLRAPSS
- a CDS encoding winged helix-turn-helix transcriptional regulator encodes the protein MAGSARASEQQVTRLEAGGPNSIAVANGIIGDEWTLWIVRMGLNGITQYNEWLNAGPISSSVLNSRLNRLVETDIMQRVEYTSRPVRHDYVLTARGRSMWPVLLTMWDWERVWVHSPDAHLPLMQHTLCEQVFSPVLRCEACDEQVAARDLTATEGPSGGWDRSIPAAATRRRSHSGHRPDAVIDQTMAMIGNRWSVALLGSVFLGATRFGQFEQQMGAPPTIVAERLRTFCDIGVLDKTPSAQRSDWTDYRLTEKGRAFFPVVASVLEWGQRWFRAPEGPALRIVHRQCRRTFHPRLTCSVCQAGLRGHSVRTIPDPDDAAVRATIA